In Campylobacter vulpis, a genomic segment contains:
- a CDS encoding cysteine ABC transporter substrate-binding protein: MKKIFLSIFTAFVAVFLAACGSSESGVNSIERIKNSGVVKIGVFGDKPPFGYVDEKGANQGYDIIFAKRIAKELLGDENKVEFVLVEAANRVEFLKSNKVDIILANFTQTPERAEQVDFALPYMKVALGVAVPKDSEIKSVEDLKDKTLILNKGTTADAYFTKNHADIKTLKFDQNTETFAALMDKRGDALAHDNTLLFAWVKERPDYKVVIKELGNQDVIAPAVKKGDKELKEFIDNLIISLAAEQFFHKAYDESLKVHFGADIKADDVVIEGGKL; the protein is encoded by the coding sequence ATATTTTTAAGTATTTTTACGGCTTTTGTTGCGGTATTTTTAGCCGCTTGTGGTAGTAGTGAGAGTGGAGTAAATTCCATTGAAAGAATTAAAAACTCAGGAGTAGTTAAAATCGGTGTTTTTGGTGATAAGCCTCCTTTTGGTTATGTCGATGAAAAGGGTGCAAATCAAGGCTATGACATTATTTTTGCTAAACGTATAGCAAAAGAGCTTTTAGGTGATGAAAATAAAGTCGAATTTGTGCTTGTCGAGGCGGCAAATCGTGTCGAGTTTTTAAAGTCTAATAAGGTCGATATTATCCTTGCAAATTTCACGCAAACTCCAGAAAGAGCGGAGCAGGTTGATTTCGCTTTGCCTTATATGAAAGTGGCTTTAGGCGTGGCAGTGCCTAAAGATAGTGAGATTAAAAGCGTGGAAGATTTAAAGGATAAAACTTTGATTTTAAATAAAGGCACAACAGCAGATGCATATTTTACTAAAAATCACGCCGATATTAAAACTTTGAAATTTGACCAAAATACTGAAACTTTCGCAGCCCTAATGGATAAAAGAGGCGATGCTCTAGCTCACGATAATACCTTGCTTTTTGCTTGGGTTAAGGAAAGACCTGATTATAAGGTTGTGATTAAGGAGCTTGGAAATCAAGATGTTATTGCTCCAGCGGTTAAAAAAGGCGATAAAGAATTGAAAGAATTTATTGATAATTTAATCATTTCTTTAGCCGCAGAGCAGTTTTTTCACAAGGCTTATGATGAGAGTTTAAAGGTGCATTTTGGAGCAGATATTAAGGCTGATGATGTCGTCATTGAGGGCGGAAAACTTTAA
- the ispG gene encoding flavodoxin-dependent (E)-4-hydroxy-3-methylbut-2-enyl-diphosphate synthase, with the protein MQRLKTRQIKVGKVAIGGDAPISVQSMLFTKTRDIEGCLEQLNRLYFAGADIVRLACLDMADARALKEIKAKSPLPLIVDIHFNHKLAVFCAEFIDGVRINPGNIGSKENVKEVVKACKERQIPIRIGINHGSIEKQFSDKFGYGVDAMLESAKYNIGLLEDLDFRDIKISMKTSHTQTTIEAYERLRPLCDYPFHLGVTEAGTQFHSTIKSSIALGHLLLKGIGDTMRVSMTGELEEEIRVARAILQDSGVQKSGVNIISCPTCGRIQSDLVSAIKVVEEKTKHIKTPLNISVMGCVVNALGEAKGADVAIAFGKGQGLVIRQGEVVAKLKEDKLVERFLEEVEDEVRLRDD; encoded by the coding sequence ATGCAAAGACTTAAAACGAGACAAATTAAAGTTGGTAAAGTGGCTATCGGTGGGGACGCACCTATTTCGGTGCAATCTATGCTTTTTACAAAAACAAGGGACATTGAGGGCTGTTTGGAACAGCTTAACCGCCTTTATTTTGCAGGAGCGGATATTGTTCGACTTGCCTGTTTGGATATGGCAGATGCTAGGGCCTTAAAGGAGATTAAGGCAAAAAGTCCTCTGCCTTTAATCGTAGATATTCATTTTAATCATAAACTTGCCGTCTTTTGTGCGGAATTTATAGACGGAGTGCGGATAAATCCGGGTAATATAGGCTCTAAAGAAAATGTCAAAGAAGTGGTAAAAGCGTGCAAAGAAAGGCAAATTCCCATAAGAATAGGCATAAATCACGGCTCCATAGAAAAGCAATTTAGTGATAAATTTGGCTATGGAGTTGATGCTATGCTTGAAAGTGCGAAATATAATATAGGACTTTTGGAGGATTTGGATTTTAGGGACATTAAGATTTCTATGAAAACCTCGCACACGCAAACGACCATTGAGGCTTATGAGAGGTTGCGTCCGCTTTGTGATTATCCTTTTCATTTGGGCGTGACGGAGGCTGGGACGCAATTTCACAGCACCATTAAAAGCTCTATTGCTTTAGGACATCTACTTTTAAAAGGCATAGGTGATACGATGCGAGTGTCGATGACTGGGGAGCTAGAGGAAGAAATTCGCGTAGCAAGGGCTATTTTGCAAGATAGCGGTGTGCAAAAAAGTGGGGTAAATATCATTTCTTGTCCAACTTGCGGACGCATTCAAAGCGACTTAGTATCAGCGATAAAAGTGGTGGAAGAAAAAACCAAGCACATTAAAACTCCCCTAAATATCAGCGTTATGGGCTGTGTAGTCAATGCTTTAGGAGAGGCTAAGGGTGCTGATGTCGCCATAGCTTTTGGTAAGGGACAAGGACTTGTGATAAGGCAGGGCGAGGTCGTAGCAAAGCTTAAGGAGGATAAATTAGTTGAGCGTTTTTTAGAGGAGGTCGAGGACGAAGTGAGATTAAGGGACGATTGA
- a CDS encoding DUF262 domain-containing protein, whose protein sequence is MMTPTQSTLKEFFQGDRQFIIPVYQRAYSWEESQWKTFLEDLEEATKGENHYFFGNVLLEKINNGKFDIIDGQQRLSTIVIFVRCLINALNLKDYDKERLKEIEEDYLEFRKMSKLKALEYDRDYFCDVIIHNDDNKHEPQTPSQKRILKAKEFFIKELEKKEIKQLENIFQAMQNAQIIKLEFDNKKDSVLMFELQNNRGKDLTNMEKLKSYLAYQIYTYSDKESAENKLNEMVGVFEEIYRILNGIKCLDEDAILRYFNIATSKYGFSYRENDDSLNYKKELKDIRDNEAKLAWINNYVKGLKNAFIDFKSFEESKSEFKEYLLFLNVADAYPFVIKAYGLFRNDAQKLERIFKALEIISFRHKLIGTRAKMGEHLNESLKEFSIEKLEESIKNACASHWSDDKINVILKPKGYTLGKISPYIFMRYENALKNENARDRGYIFKLDDVKEPQIEHIAPQTENDEKLAGGYCEYDEDFKEKHLNCIGNLMLISGAHNISIGNKVFSEKLSSYENSPMLQHREIKNFANGKIWDKDSINNRHEKIQKFILKTWKL, encoded by the coding sequence ATGATGACACCGACACAATCTACACTTAAGGAATTTTTTCAAGGAGATAGGCAGTTTATAATCCCTGTGTATCAAAGGGCGTATTCTTGGGAAGAGTCGCAGTGGAAGACATTTTTAGAGGATTTAGAGGAAGCTACAAAGGGGGAAAATCACTATTTTTTCGGCAATGTGCTGTTAGAAAAAATAAATAATGGCAAATTTGACATTATCGATGGGCAGCAAAGACTTAGCACTATTGTTATTTTTGTGCGTTGTTTAATCAATGCACTAAATCTCAAAGATTATGATAAAGAGAGGCTAAAAGAAATAGAGGAGGATTATTTAGAATTTAGAAAAATGTCAAAATTAAAGGCTTTGGAATATGATAGAGATTATTTTTGTGATGTGATTATCCATAATGATGACAATAAACACGAGCCGCAAACCCCCTCGCAAAAACGCATTTTAAAGGCAAAAGAATTTTTCATAAAAGAATTAGAAAAGAAAGAGATAAAGCAACTCGAAAATATATTTCAAGCTATGCAAAATGCACAAATTATTAAGCTTGAATTTGATAATAAAAAAGACTCCGTGCTGATGTTTGAGCTGCAAAATAACCGTGGCAAAGATTTGACAAATATGGAGAAGTTAAAAAGCTATCTAGCCTATCAAATTTACACTTATAGTGATAAAGAATCTGCTGAAAATAAGCTTAATGAAATGGTGGGCGTTTTTGAGGAAATTTACCGCATTTTAAATGGCATAAAGTGCTTGGACGAGGATGCTATACTTAGATATTTTAATATCGCAACTTCAAAATATGGCTTTTCTTACAGAGAAAATGATGATAGTTTAAACTATAAAAAAGAGCTAAAAGATATAAGGGATAATGAGGCTAAACTTGCTTGGATTAACAATTATGTCAAGGGGCTTAAAAATGCTTTCATTGACTTTAAAAGCTTTGAGGAATCTAAAAGTGAATTTAAAGAATATTTGCTTTTTTTAAATGTGGCGGATGCTTATCCTTTCGTGATTAAGGCTTATGGGCTTTTTAGAAATGATGCACAAAAATTAGAAAGAATATTTAAAGCCCTTGAGATAATTTCTTTTAGACATAAATTGATAGGAACTAGGGCAAAAATGGGAGAGCATTTAAATGAATCTTTGAAAGAATTTAGCATAGAAAAGCTTGAAGAGAGCATTAAAAATGCCTGTGCTTCACATTGGAGTGATGATAAAATCAATGTTATATTAAAACCAAAAGGATACACTTTAGGCAAAATATCTCCTTATATTTTTATGCGTTATGAAAATGCCTTAAAAAATGAAAATGCGAGAGATAGGGGCTATATTTTCAAACTTGACGATGTGAAAGAACCGCAAATAGAGCATATCGCTCCGCAAACAGAAAATGACGAAAAACTCGCAGGTGGATACTGTGAATATGATGAAGATTTTAAAGAAAAACATTTAAATTGCATAGGCAATCTTATGCTTATTTCAGGTGCACATAATATTTCTATCGGCAATAAAGTCTTTAGTGAAAAACTATCAAGCTATGAAAATTCTCCTATGTTACAACATAGAGAAATTAAAAATTTTGCTAATGGTAAAATATGGGATAAAGATTCTATTAATAACCGTCACGAAAAAATACAAAAATTTATCTTAAAAACTTGGAAATTGTAA
- a CDS encoding DUF2972 domain-containing protein, giving the protein MKRFNLTCKEYSKLIPKNKYWKHEGEYPRCDVTFEDSWLLYGCLSFDSLIQKIPSITDIYFFDFNEFEPKNVFLTWNKLAKLFHFSIPDRLLLEIRMETVRFGLSVLPTCLYALEEDVTKNEEDRSSLNKEGGYEIYISADIKQTLKEDIIIIDEININDSRIIAYIKDDCKDILRNEKLLQESKKFLDGYFQALRENVNKTKENLITEKKVLEYLKRDTQIRNKIKKLLDEELNYLKTHRPDIVASWKYYQEFEKICEELERN; this is encoded by the coding sequence ATGAAGCGTTTTAATCTTACTTGCAAAGAATATAGCAAACTTATACCCAAAAATAAATATTGGAAGCACGAGGGAGAATATCCAAGATGTGATGTTACTTTTGAGGATAGTTGGCTTTTATATGGTTGTCTTAGCTTTGATAGTTTAATTCAAAAAATTCCTAGTATTACAGACATTTACTTTTTTGATTTTAACGAATTTGAACCAAAAAATGTATTTTTGACTTGGAATAAATTAGCCAAACTATTTCATTTTTCTATACCAGACAGATTATTGCTTGAAATAAGAATGGAGACTGTGAGATTTGGATTATCGGTTCTTCCCACATGTCTTTACGCATTAGAAGAAGATGTAACTAAAAATGAAGAAGATAGAAGTAGTCTCAATAAAGAGGGAGGTTATGAAATTTATATTAGTGCAGATATAAAACAAACGCTTAAAGAAGATATTATTATCATCGATGAAATAAATATTAATGATAGTAGAATCATCGCTTATATAAAGGACGATTGCAAGGATATTTTGCGTAATGAAAAATTATTGCAAGAGAGTAAAAAATTCCTCGATGGTTATTTTCAAGCATTAAGAGAAAATGTTAATAAAACTAAAGAAAATCTCATCACAGAAAAGAAAGTTTTAGAATATCTTAAAAGAGATACGCAGATACGAAATAAGATTAAAAAGCTACTTGACGAAGAACTAAACTATCTCAAAACCCATCGTCCCGACATCGTAGCTTCGTGGAAGTATTATCAGGAGTTTGAAAAAATTTGTGAGGAGCTGGAGAGAAATTAA
- a CDS encoding replicative DNA helicase, with product MNNEEHYDLDLERMILSSCLLGGGEVYANIAGDIEIKDFSLKAHQDIFKAIIACVNAGEPISLSFLKKYGKLDEQILNEIIATPSMVDLSAYAKELREKAIKRQLLGFAHLLPSRISANRAVSEISDELSKDIFSIISRVNSADIKNVNEVLGELLEEFKRQKSLENKHIIGLESGFDELDDKTKGFKGGELIIVAARPGMGKTTLCLNFIDNVLRQNKGVVMFSLEMPGIQIMQRLLASKTSIPLQKIITADLNDNEWDRVSDACNYYSKTKFFLYDSGYASITDIRAILRRLKAQENDISLCVVDYIGLMMSHSNFSDRHLQVSEISRGLKLLARELDMPIIALSQLNRSLENRSNKRPMLSDLRESGAIEQDADTILFVYRDEVYREQEEKERENKAKAEGKEYYPNFVPNPRQESAEIIIGKNRNGPVGTTEVEFQKENSRFVDKSNIDEITFNG from the coding sequence ATGAATAATGAAGAGCATTATGATTTAGATTTGGAGCGTATGATATTAAGCTCTTGTTTATTGGGCGGTGGGGAAGTTTATGCTAATATCGCTGGAGATATTGAGATTAAGGACTTTAGTTTAAAAGCACATCAAGATATTTTTAAAGCCATTATTGCCTGTGTGAATGCTGGAGAGCCGATTAGTCTTAGTTTTTTGAAAAAATATGGTAAATTAGATGAGCAAATTTTAAACGAAATTATAGCCACGCCCTCGATGGTAGATCTTAGTGCTTATGCTAAAGAGTTAAGGGAAAAGGCTATTAAAAGACAACTTCTAGGCTTTGCCCATCTTTTACCAAGTCGCATTAGTGCAAATAGGGCTGTGAGCGAAATTTCTGATGAGCTCAGTAAAGATATTTTTAGCATTATTAGCCGTGTTAATTCGGCTGATATTAAAAATGTCAATGAAGTTTTAGGTGAGCTTTTAGAGGAATTTAAAAGACAAAAAAGTTTAGAAAATAAGCACATTATAGGACTTGAAAGCGGTTTTGATGAGCTTGATGATAAAACAAAAGGTTTTAAGGGCGGAGAGCTTATTATCGTTGCGGCTAGACCGGGTATGGGTAAGACAACTTTATGTCTAAATTTTATCGATAATGTGTTAAGGCAAAACAAAGGTGTAGTGATGTTTTCACTTGAAATGCCCGGAATTCAAATTATGCAAAGACTACTTGCGTCTAAAACTTCTATCCCCTTGCAAAAAATCATTACCGCCGATTTAAATGATAATGAGTGGGATAGAGTGAGTGATGCTTGCAATTATTATTCTAAAACCAAGTTTTTTTTGTATGATAGCGGTTATGCTAGTATTACAGATATTAGGGCGATTTTAAGAAGGCTTAAGGCTCAAGAAAATGATATTTCTTTATGTGTAGTTGATTATATAGGACTTATGATGAGCCATTCAAATTTTAGTGATAGACATTTGCAGGTAAGTGAAATTTCACGCGGACTTAAGCTTTTGGCAAGAGAGCTTGATATGCCTATCATCGCACTTTCACAGCTTAACCGTTCTTTAGAAAATAGGTCCAATAAACGCCCGATGTTAAGCGATTTGCGTGAGAGCGGGGCAATTGAGCAAGATGCGGATACGATTTTATTTGTTTATCGTGATGAAGTATACAGGGAGCAAGAGGAAAAAGAAAGAGAAAATAAGGCAAAAGCAGAAGGGAAAGAATATTATCCAAATTTCGTGCCTAATCCAAGGCAAGAAAGTGCTGAAATCATCATAGGTAAAAATAGAAATGGTCCTGTTGGCACGACTGAAGTGGAATTTCAAAAGGAAAATTCGCGTTTTGTAGATAAGTCAAACATAGATGAAATAACTTTTAATGGTTAA
- the lpxD gene encoding UDP-3-O-(3-hydroxymyristoyl)glucosamine N-acyltransferase, with translation MKLREIAEFLSLEYEGEDLEISALNSLLRASFTELTYCDGEKNAKDIPNTGAAAIIVAKEYENLVPKDTKALISPNPHLSFAFLSKIFAKPLFGEVKIQNIAKSAKIMPNVYLGNNVDIGENVVIMAGAFVGDNVNIGDESVIHPNVVIYNDTKIGKKCHLLANCVIGSDGFGYAHNKNGEHYKIYHNGNVILEDFVEIGACTTIDRAVFGSTIIKTGTKVDNLVQVGHNSQIGQNCIIVAQTGISGSTELGRNVVMGGQSATSGHLKIGDFSTIAARGGVSKSLEGGRVYGGFPIMLQKDWLKMQAKIALSFKDKD, from the coding sequence ATGAAATTAAGAGAGATAGCAGAATTTTTGAGTTTAGAATATGAGGGAGAGGATTTAGAAATTAGTGCGCTTAATTCTTTACTAAGGGCTAGTTTTACGGAGCTAACATATTGTGATGGGGAGAAAAATGCTAAAGATATCCCAAATACAGGTGCCGCAGCTATCATAGTTGCTAAAGAATATGAAAATTTAGTTCCAAAAGACACTAAGGCTCTCATTTCTCCTAATCCTCATCTTAGCTTTGCTTTTTTAAGTAAAATTTTTGCTAAACCTCTTTTTGGTGAGGTTAAAATTCAAAATATCGCAAAAAGCGCGAAAATAATGCCTAATGTTTATTTGGGAAATAATGTTGATATAGGCGAAAATGTAGTGATTATGGCGGGGGCTTTTGTGGGGGATAATGTCAACATAGGCGATGAAAGTGTAATTCACCCTAATGTTGTGATTTATAATGACACAAAAATCGGTAAAAAATGCCATTTGTTAGCAAATTGCGTTATAGGAAGTGATGGTTTTGGCTATGCACATAATAAAAATGGAGAGCATTATAAAATTTATCATAATGGCAATGTGATTTTGGAGGATTTTGTCGAAATCGGGGCTTGCACGACTATCGATAGGGCTGTGTTTGGAAGCACTATTATTAAGACTGGGACTAAGGTGGATAATTTGGTGCAAGTGGGACATAATTCTCAAATCGGGCAAAATTGTATCATTGTCGCGCAAACGGGAATTTCAGGCTCAACTGAACTAGGGCGTAATGTTGTAATGGGCGGACAAAGTGCGACAAGCGGACATCTTAAAATAGGGGATTTTAGCACCATAGCAGCAAGAGGGGGCGTGAGTAAAAGTTTGGAAGGTGGGCGTGTGTATGGGGGCTTTCCTATAATGTTACAAAAAGATTGGCTTAAAATGCAGGCTAAAATCGCTTTAAGTTTTAAGGATAAAGATTAA
- a CDS encoding glycosyltransferase family 25 protein, whose translation MREQISKLLSENPSLKDSLDFIFFEAINGDGGEEFAKFHPTWTKYLNGRGLSSGEKGCFASHYKLWQKCLELDESIFVLEDDVEFTQAFNAQNVEKILKSPYEYVRLYHIKEARFYDLEPNFKITFSNVAGTQGYYLKPSAAKKFIKHTQILINPIDDSMDYSGVLNVAFMPLFLKELPLQSDIATTREREREQLQIHA comes from the coding sequence ATGAGAGAGCAAATTTCTAAACTTTTAAGCGAAAATCCCTCTTTGAAAGATAGCTTAGACTTTATCTTTTTTGAAGCTATTAATGGAGATGGAGGAGAGGAATTTGCCAAATTTCACCCTACTTGGACGAAATATTTAAATGGTAGAGGGTTAAGCTCTGGGGAGAAAGGCTGTTTTGCAAGTCATTATAAATTATGGCAAAAGTGCTTAGAGCTTGATGAGAGCATTTTTGTGCTTGAGGACGATGTGGAATTTACTCAGGCTTTTAACGCACAAAATGTAGAAAAAATTTTAAAAAGTCCTTATGAGTATGTGAGACTTTATCACATAAAAGAGGCTCGTTTTTATGATTTAGAGCCAAATTTCAAAATTACCTTTTCTAATGTCGCTGGAACGCAGGGTTATTATCTCAAACCTAGTGCGGCTAAAAAATTCATAAAACACACGCAAATTTTAATCAATCCTATTGATGATAGTATGGATTATAGTGGCGTTTTAAATGTCGCTTTTATGCCGCTATTTTTAAAAGAACTACCCTTGCAAAGTGATATAGCAACTACAAGAGAGAGAGAGAGAGAACAGCTACAAATTCACGCGTGA
- the rfaE1 gene encoding D-glycero-beta-D-manno-heptose-7-phosphate kinase: MLENLSKQSPKILVVGDFMVDNYIWSACERISPEAPVLIAKALKQDKRLGGAANVYANLTNLNAEVFALGVVGDDEAGEFLKRHLKGIILTQKGRKTPLKTRILAHNQQVLRLDEEDSSKIELEEELISNFNEIAKDFEAIILSDYGKGVLSKKVCQALICKANALNIPILIDPKGDDYSKYENATLLTPNKKEALEALKFKDLEGENLKLGIKKLKNDFHLKYSLITLSEDGIALFDEDLHLISARALEVYDVTGAGDSVIAILAFCLACKVPILKACELANEAAAVVVSKIGSVSVSFEEIKSLSLSTFEKKIKSKEELVSLLEKQKDKKIIFTNGCFDIVHLGHLSYLERAKRLGDILIVGLNDDESVRRLKGEKRPINKAYERACMLGAFYFVDFVCIFEEDTPFELIKALKPDVLVKGADYEGKEVVGSELVKEVKLLEFERGFSTTSIIERMRKESFYH, encoded by the coding sequence ATGCTTGAAAATTTAAGCAAACAAAGCCCTAAAATTCTTGTTGTGGGCGATTTTATGGTGGATAATTACATTTGGAGTGCGTGTGAGAGGATAAGCCCAGAAGCTCCCGTTTTAATCGCAAAAGCCCTAAAACAAGATAAAAGGCTAGGTGGAGCGGCAAATGTCTATGCAAATTTGACTAATCTTAATGCCGAAGTTTTCGCGCTTGGCGTTGTGGGTGATGATGAGGCGGGAGAGTTTTTAAAGCGTCATTTAAAAGGTATTATTCTTACGCAAAAAGGACGCAAAACTCCTCTTAAAACGCGCATTCTAGCACACAATCAGCAGGTTTTAAGACTTGATGAGGAGGACAGCTCTAAAATCGAATTAGAAGAGGAGTTAATCTCAAATTTTAATGAGATAGCAAAAGATTTTGAGGCAATTATCTTAAGCGATTATGGAAAGGGGGTGTTGAGTAAAAAAGTATGTCAAGCCCTTATTTGTAAAGCAAATGCACTTAATATCCCTATTTTAATCGACCCAAAAGGAGACGATTATAGTAAATATGAAAATGCCACACTTTTAACACCTAATAAAAAAGAAGCCTTAGAAGCTTTGAAATTTAAAGATTTAGAGGGGGAAAATCTAAAACTTGGCATCAAAAAGCTTAAAAACGACTTTCATTTAAAATACTCCCTCATCACGCTTTCAGAAGACGGCATAGCCTTGTTTGATGAGGATTTACATCTAATCAGTGCTAGAGCTTTAGAAGTTTATGATGTAACAGGAGCTGGAGATAGTGTTATTGCCATTTTAGCCTTTTGTCTAGCTTGTAAAGTGCCTATTTTAAAGGCTTGTGAATTAGCCAATGAAGCCGCGGCTGTGGTTGTGAGTAAGATAGGAAGTGTGAGTGTGAGCTTTGAGGAAATAAAAAGCTTGAGTTTAAGCACTTTTGAAAAGAAAATTAAAAGCAAGGAAGAGCTTGTAAGTCTTCTTGAAAAGCAAAAAGATAAGAAAATCATTTTCACAAATGGCTGCTTTGACATCGTGCATTTGGGGCATTTAAGCTATTTGGAACGAGCGAAAAGGCTTGGGGATATTTTAATAGTGGGTTTAAATGATGATGAGAGTGTCAGGAGGCTAAAGGGAGAAAAACGCCCTATTAATAAAGCGTATGAGAGGGCTTGTATGCTAGGGGCTTTTTATTTTGTCGATTTTGTGTGCATATTTGAGGAGGACACGCCCTTTGAGTTAATCAAAGCCTTAAAACCTGATGTTTTGGTTAAGGGGGCGGATTATGAGGGTAAAGAGGTCGTAGGAAGTGAGCTTGTAAAAGAAGTCAAGCTACTTGAATTTGAGCGAGGCTTTAGCACAACAAGCATTATAGAAAGGATGCGAAAGGAAAGTTTTTATCATTAA
- the rfaD gene encoding ADP-glyceromanno-heptose 6-epimerase has translation MRIVITGGAGFIGSNLALALQEKHEVLIIDKMRSDKRLDNGNLESFGHFKNLLDFKGELFVGDICEAKSFDVMREFKPDIIFHQAAISDTTAYNQTQVLSVNLNSFKDFIKLAIKCDSKLIYASSASVYGDMPSPQKVGFEEPKNPYAFSKLMMDKLAQKYFNELHIVGLRYFNIYGKNEFFKGKTASMVLQFGLQILSGKNPRLFEGSEKIYRDFTYIKDVVNANLRALETKSGIYNVGSGKARSFKDIVDILQKEFGTNLAYKWIENPYKKAYQFHTQAHLSENFYKGEFELEDGIKDYLPEIKRIFEKEYNA, from the coding sequence ATGCGTATAGTCATCACAGGAGGAGCGGGCTTTATCGGCTCAAATTTAGCTCTTGCTCTACAAGAAAAGCACGAAGTTTTAATCATCGATAAAATGCGAAGTGATAAAAGGCTAGATAATGGAAATTTAGAGAGCTTTGGGCATTTTAAAAATTTGCTTGATTTTAAGGGAGAACTTTTTGTAGGTGATATTTGTGAGGCTAAAAGCTTTGATGTGATGCGTGAATTTAAACCTGATATTATCTTTCATCAAGCAGCCATTTCGGACACCACAGCTTATAATCAAACCCAGGTTTTAAGCGTGAATTTAAATAGCTTTAAAGATTTTATTAAACTTGCCATTAAGTGCGATTCTAAACTCATTTATGCAAGTTCGGCTAGCGTGTATGGAGATATGCCAAGCCCTCAAAAAGTAGGCTTTGAAGAGCCTAAAAACCCTTACGCTTTTTCTAAGTTAATGATGGATAAACTTGCACAAAAATATTTCAATGAACTTCACATCGTGGGGCTACGCTATTTTAACATTTATGGAAAAAATGAATTTTTTAAGGGTAAAACCGCTTCGATGGTTTTACAATTTGGCTTACAAATTTTAAGTGGGAAAAATCCGCGTTTATTTGAGGGAAGTGAGAAAATTTATAGGGATTTTACCTATATAAAAGATGTTGTAAATGCGAATTTAAGAGCCTTAGAGACAAAAAGTGGAATTTATAATGTAGGCAGTGGTAAGGCAAGGAGTTTTAAGGACATTGTGGATATTTTACAAAAAGAATTTGGCACAAATTTAGCCTATAAATGGATAGAAAATCCTTACAAAAAAGCTTATCAATTTCACACCCAGGCACATTTAAGCGAGAATTTTTATAAGGGTGAATTTGAGCTTGAAGATGGGATTAAGGACTATTTGCCTGAGATTAAACGCATTTTTGAAAAGGAATATAATGCTTGA
- a CDS encoding D-glycero-alpha-D-manno-heptose-1,7-bisphosphate 7-phosphatase, with product MKRALFLDRDGVINVDKKYVYKIEDFEFCEGIFELCQIFMQKDYLIFVITNQSGIARGYYGEEDFAKLSTFMCEEFAKKGIFINKIYHCPHLEGCECRKPKPGMFFKAYEEYDIDRKNSLFIGDNLTDMQAGLKAGLKKLYLINPNQKGDFFHHYANLNALLSDIKKGEICV from the coding sequence ATGAAAAGAGCTTTATTTTTAGATAGGGACGGCGTGATAAATGTCGATAAAAAATATGTGTATAAGATAGAAGATTTTGAATTCTGTGAGGGAATTTTTGAGCTTTGTCAAATTTTTATGCAAAAAGACTATCTCATTTTTGTTATAACAAATCAATCAGGCATTGCAAGAGGCTATTATGGCGAAGAAGATTTCGCAAAATTAAGCACCTTTATGTGCGAAGAATTTGCTAAAAAAGGAATTTTCATAAATAAAATTTATCATTGTCCGCATTTGGAGGGTTGTGAGTGTAGAAAGCCAAAGCCCGGTATGTTTTTTAAAGCTTATGAAGAATATGACATTGATAGAAAAAATTCTCTTTTCATAGGCGATAATCTCACAGATATGCAAGCTGGACTTAAAGCTGGACTTAAAAAACTCTATCTTATCAACCCTAATCAAAAGGGTGATTTTTTTCATCATTATGCAAATTTAAATGCACTTTTAAGTGATATCAAAAAGGGGGAAATATGCGTATAG
- a CDS encoding c-type cytochrome, with amino-acid sequence MKKFVAISALACLGVSAYAADGATLYKKCAVCHGPKADKVYLNKVPALKSISSAERLQYMKEYSEGKRNAYGQGAIMKINLKGLTEEDFKAIEAYIETL; translated from the coding sequence ATGAAAAAGTTTGTTGCAATTTCAGCTTTAGCCTGTTTAGGTGTTTCAGCTTATGCGGCAGATGGTGCTACACTTTATAAAAAATGTGCAGTTTGCCACGGACCAAAGGCTGATAAAGTGTATCTTAATAAGGTCCCAGCACTTAAAAGCATTTCAAGTGCTGAAAGACTCCAGTATATGAAAGAGTATTCAGAGGGCAAAAGAAATGCTTATGGACAAGGTGCGATTATGAAAATCAACCTTAAAGGTTTAACGGAGGAAGATTTTAAAGCTATTGAAGCTTATATCGAAACCCTGTAA